The sequence CAAATCCTGCTTTAAGTCAGGAGAAGAGAGATGAATGTGTTGCTGCGGGAGCTGCAATTAAAATTTTATTAGAGAAAGATATTAAGCCAAGAGACATTATGACTCGCAAGGCTTTTGAAAATGCTATTACAATTGTAGCGGTTTTGGGAGGTTCTACAAATGCAGTTATGCACTTAATCGCGATGGCACATTCGGTTGGAATTACAATCACTTTGGATGATTTTCAAGCAATTAATGACAGGACTCCTGTTCTTGCTGATATGAAACCAAGTGGTAAGTACATGATGGAAGATATTCATGAAGTTGGAGGAATTCCTGCAGTAATGAAATATTTATTAAAAGTTGGATTGATTCACGGAGAATGTTTAACTGTAACAGGAAAGACAGTTGCTGAAAATTTAGCTGCAACTCCAGATTTACAAGATGGACAAGAAGTAATTCACGAAATTCAAAAAGCGTTGAAGCCAACAGGAAATATTCAGGTTTTATATGGAAATCTTGCTTCTGAAGGCGCTGTCGCAAAAATCAGCGGAAAAGAAGGAGAATATTTCGAAGGTCCAGCTGTAGTATTTGAAGGTGAATTTGAAGTAATTCCAGGTCTTCAAGCCGGAAAAATTAAACCAGGTAATGTAGTCGTCATTAGAGGTTGTGGACCAAAAGGTGGTCCGGGAATGCCTGAGATGCTGAAGCCTACATCCGCTATTATTGGTGCTGGATTAGGAAGCAGCTGTGCACTAATTACAGATGGTAGATTCTCGGGCGGTTCGCACGGTTTCGTGGTAGGACACGTTACACCAGAAGCATATGACGGTGGAGGTATTGCACTAGTAAAAGATGGAGATATTATCGCTATTGATGCTGTGAAAAATACAATCGACTTAAAGATATCTGAAGAAGAATTTGCAGCTAGAAAAGCTAGCTGGGTTCAGCCTCCTTTAAAAGTTGACAGAGGAGTTTTGCTTAAATACGCTAAATCGGTATCAAGCGCTTCTACAGGTTGCGTTACCGATAATTAATTTAAAAACAATAATATCAAGAATCAATTGAAATACGGATATTGATTCTTGAAAAACAATATACTATGAGAATATCAGGGGCAGAAGCCGTTATAAGATGTTTGTTAGCAGAAGGTGTAGACTTGATTTATGGTTATCCAGGTGGAGCGATCATGCCAGTTTACGATGAATTATATAAATTTCAGGATCAGTTGCACCACGTTTTAGTACGTCACGAACAAGGTGCAACGCATGCCGCTCAAGGTTATGCAAGAGCTACAGGGAAAGTAGGAGTAGCGATTGCGACTTCTGGACCAGGAGCAACTAATTTGGTAACAGGAATCGCTGATGCTCAGATCGATTCGACTCCAATGGTTTGTATTACAGGACAAGTTGGAAGACATTTATTAGGTTCTGATGCATTTCAGGAAACGGATATTATTGGAATTTCAACTCCAGTTACAAAATGGAATTTTCAGGTAACTGAGGCTTCTCAAATTCCAGAAATTATTGCAAAAGCGTTTTATATCGCTCGTTCTGGACGTCCAGGGCCAGTTTTGATTGACATTACTAAAAATGCTCAGTTTGATGAGTTTGATTTTAGCTATGAAAAATGTACAGGAATCAGAAGTTATGTTCCTGTTCCAAAATTAAATTTAGATAAAGTTGCCGAAGCGGCTGCATTGATCAATAGTGCAAAGAAACCATTAATCGTTTTTGGGCAAGGAATTATTCTTGGTCAAGCAGAAGCAGAATTTAAAGCGGTAATCGAAAAATCTGGAATTCCAGCAGCATGGACAATTTTAGGGCTTTCAGCTTTACCTACAGATCATCCTTTAAATGTTGGAATGCTTGGAATGCATGGAAATTATGCGCCAAATTTATTGACAAATGAGTGTGATGTTTTAATTGCTTTCGGAATGCGTTTTGACGACCGTGTTACAGGTAAATTAAGTACTTATGCAAAACAGGCAAAAGTAATTCACTTCGAAATTGATCCTGCTGAAATTGATAAAAACGTTAAAACTGAAATTGCAGTTTTAGGTGATGTAAAAGAATCTCTTGCGGCTTTATTGCCTTTATTGGATGAAAAATCACACGATTTATGGCACAATGAATTTAAGGCATTGCAAGAAGTTGAATTTAACTCGGTAATAAAAGAAGAATTGAATCCAACGAATGGTAAAGGAATTTCAATGGGAGAAACTATTGAAATGATCAACAAACATTCAAAAGGTGATGCAATTATCGTTTCAGATGTTGGTCAGCACCAAATGTTTGCTTGTCGTTATGCAAAATTCAATTCGACTAAAAGCAATATCACTTCTGGTGGATTAGGAACAATGGGATTTGCGCTTCCAGCAGCAATTGGAGCAAAAATGGGAAAACCAGAACGAGAAGTGGTAGCGATTATTGGTGATGGTGGATTCCAAATGACAATTCAGGAATTGGGAACAATTTTCCAGACTGAAGTTCCAGTTAAAATTGTGGTTTTAAATAATGAATTCTTAGGAATGGTGCGTCAATGGCAGGAATTGTTTTTTGACAATCGTTATGCATCAACAAAAATGATTAATCCAAATTTTGTTGCAATTGCAGAAGGGTATCATATTAAATCTAAAAAAGTAACACAACGTGAAGATTTAGACGAGGCTGTTGCAGAAATGCTTGCTTCTAAAGATTCTTTCTTCCTAGAAGTCATGGTGGAAAAAGAAAACAACGTTTTCCCAATGATTCCAACAGGGGCATGTGTTTCAGAAATTAGATTAAGCTAAGAAAAAAAAGTTTCATGTTTCAAGTTTTAAGTTCCAAGTTCGACAACTTGAAACATGGAACTTGAAACTAAAAAAACTAAAAAACAAATGGAAGATAAAACTTTTACCATATCGGTATACTCAGAAAATAATGTGGGTTTGTTGAACAGGATATCTGGAATATTCTTAAAGCGTCACATTAATATATTAAGCCTAAATGTTTCTGAATCAGAAATAGAGAATGTTTCAAGATTTATTATTGTAGTAAATACAACTGAAAAATGGGTTCAAAATATTGTTGGCCAAATTGAAAAACAAATTGAAGTAATAAAAGCATTTTATCACACAGATGAAGAGACGATTTTCTTAGAAAATGCTTTATTCAAGATCGCTTCAAGTTTGTTGTTTGACGAGAAACAAATTCAGAATATCATCAAAGAGAGCCAATCAACGATTGTGACAGTTTCTCGTGATTTCTTCGTGATTTCAAAATCGGGAAGACGTTCTGAAATTGAAGAATTGTACGAAAAATTCAAACCATACGGAATTATGCAATTTGTTCGTTCTGGAAGAATTTCGGTTTCTAAAGAAAAAATGGAGATTTCAACATTATTAGAAACTTTCAAATAAAATCATTCATACTTAAATATAGATTACTTATTAAATTACACATTCATTAAATAAAAAAAAATGGCAAATTATTTCAACACATTACCACTTAGATTACAATTAGAGCAACTTGGAGTTTGCGAATTTATGGAGCAGTCTGAATTTGCAGACGGAATCGCAGCTTTAGCAGGAAAAAAAGTTGTTATCGTAGGTTGTGGTGCACAAGGTTTGAATCAAGGTTTAAACATGAGAGATTCTGGTTTAGACATTTCTTATGCATTGCGTGCAGATGCAATTGCTGAAAAGAGAGCTTCATATAAAAATGCAACTGAAAATGGATTTAAAGTAGGAACTTATGAAGAATTGATTCCAACTGCTGATTTAGTTTGCAACTTAACTCCAGACAAACAGCATACTGCTGTAGTTACTGCAATTATGCCATTAATGAAACAAGGATCAACTTTAGCATATTCTCACGGTTTCAACATTGTTGAAGAAGGAATGCAGATTCGTAAAGATATCACTGTTATTATGTGTGCTCCTAAATGTCCTGGTTCTGAGGTTCGTGAAGAGTACAAAAGAGGATTTGGAGTTCCAACTCTTATTGCTGTTCACCCAGAAAATGATCCAAACGGATTTGGTTTAGATCAAGCAAAAGCTTACGCTGTAGCAACTGGAGGACACAGAGCTGGAGTTTT comes from Flavobacterium sp. KACC 22761 and encodes:
- the ilvD gene encoding dihydroxy-acid dehydratase; its protein translation is MELNKYSKTITQDQTQPAAQAMLYGIGLTEEDLKKAQVGIVSMGYDGNTCNMHLNDLAKDVKKGVWDADLVGLIFNTIGVSDGISNGTEGMRYSLVSRDVIADSIETVAGAQWYDGIIAIPGCDKNMPGALIAMGRLNRPSMMVYGGSIHSGKWKGESLNIVSAFEALGKKVKGEITPEDFKGVIQNACPGAGACGGMYTANTMSSAIEALGMSMPYSSSNPALSQEKRDECVAAGAAIKILLEKDIKPRDIMTRKAFENAITIVAVLGGSTNAVMHLIAMAHSVGITITLDDFQAINDRTPVLADMKPSGKYMMEDIHEVGGIPAVMKYLLKVGLIHGECLTVTGKTVAENLAATPDLQDGQEVIHEIQKALKPTGNIQVLYGNLASEGAVAKISGKEGEYFEGPAVVFEGEFEVIPGLQAGKIKPGNVVVIRGCGPKGGPGMPEMLKPTSAIIGAGLGSSCALITDGRFSGGSHGFVVGHVTPEAYDGGGIALVKDGDIIAIDAVKNTIDLKISEEEFAARKASWVQPPLKVDRGVLLKYAKSVSSASTGCVTDN
- the ilvB gene encoding biosynthetic-type acetolactate synthase large subunit, translated to MRISGAEAVIRCLLAEGVDLIYGYPGGAIMPVYDELYKFQDQLHHVLVRHEQGATHAAQGYARATGKVGVAIATSGPGATNLVTGIADAQIDSTPMVCITGQVGRHLLGSDAFQETDIIGISTPVTKWNFQVTEASQIPEIIAKAFYIARSGRPGPVLIDITKNAQFDEFDFSYEKCTGIRSYVPVPKLNLDKVAEAAALINSAKKPLIVFGQGIILGQAEAEFKAVIEKSGIPAAWTILGLSALPTDHPLNVGMLGMHGNYAPNLLTNECDVLIAFGMRFDDRVTGKLSTYAKQAKVIHFEIDPAEIDKNVKTEIAVLGDVKESLAALLPLLDEKSHDLWHNEFKALQEVEFNSVIKEELNPTNGKGISMGETIEMINKHSKGDAIIVSDVGQHQMFACRYAKFNSTKSNITSGGLGTMGFALPAAIGAKMGKPEREVVAIIGDGGFQMTIQELGTIFQTEVPVKIVVLNNEFLGMVRQWQELFFDNRYASTKMINPNFVAIAEGYHIKSKKVTQREDLDEAVAEMLASKDSFFLEVMVEKENNVFPMIPTGACVSEIRLS
- the ilvN gene encoding acetolactate synthase small subunit codes for the protein MEDKTFTISVYSENNVGLLNRISGIFLKRHINILSLNVSESEIENVSRFIIVVNTTEKWVQNIVGQIEKQIEVIKAFYHTDEETIFLENALFKIASSLLFDEKQIQNIIKESQSTIVTVSRDFFVISKSGRRSEIEELYEKFKPYGIMQFVRSGRISVSKEKMEISTLLETFK